From Riemerella anatipestifer ATCC 11845 = DSM 15868, a single genomic window includes:
- a CDS encoding CDP-alcohol phosphatidyltransferase family protein, which translates to MNFIKNNLANAFTLGNLFSGCVGAIHLVNGAYEITAICIIISLVLDFFDGFIARALHANSPLGVQLDSLADMVSFGLIPGLAMYKLLEPYGVNIGSFAFPFEIKYLGLFITLFSCLRLAIFNIDEEQKYYFKGLNTPSNTVLIFGIYYIVANVFSLKILEPPHYGWGLLALTALSSWLLVSPIKMIAMKFKSKKLSDNYPKIALLVGGLLILAFFKIYAIPLIVVYYILVSLIFQKQLN; encoded by the coding sequence ATGAATTTTATTAAAAATAATCTCGCTAATGCCTTTACTTTAGGCAATCTGTTTTCGGGGTGTGTAGGAGCTATCCATTTAGTTAACGGAGCTTACGAAATTACCGCTATATGCATTATTATTTCTTTAGTATTAGATTTTTTTGACGGATTTATAGCCCGTGCCTTACACGCCAACTCGCCTTTGGGGGTTCAGCTAGATTCTTTGGCAGATATGGTAAGTTTTGGGCTAATACCAGGGTTGGCAATGTATAAACTCCTAGAACCTTATGGCGTAAACATTGGCAGTTTTGCCTTTCCATTTGAAATAAAATACTTGGGGCTTTTCATTACCCTATTCTCTTGTCTAAGACTGGCTATTTTCAACATTGATGAAGAACAGAAATACTATTTCAAAGGACTAAATACACCTAGTAATACCGTTTTAATTTTCGGTATTTACTATATCGTAGCTAATGTATTTTCGTTAAAAATATTAGAGCCACCTCACTACGGTTGGGGACTTTTAGCTTTAACTGCACTTAGCTCGTGGCTACTAGTTAGCCCTATCAAAATGATAGCAATGAAGTTTAAATCTAAAAAACTAAGTGATAATTACCCTAAAATAGCCTTATTAGTAGGCGGGTTACTCATTCTAGCATTCTTTAAAATATACGCCATTCCTTTAATCGTGGTGTATTATATTTTAGTTTCTTTAATATTTCAAAAACAACTCAACTAA
- a CDS encoding 3'-5' exonuclease, with amino-acid sequence MNLKLHKPLCIFDLETTGTNISKDRIVEICILKVNTDASRETKTWLVNPEMHIPAFATAVHGISDEDVKDAPTLKEIAPKIMEMISGADLGGFNSNRFDVPLLAEEMLRAGVDFDLSKMKLVDAQVIFHKMEPRNLSAAYQFYCNKTLEDAHSAEADTLATFEVLDAQVGKYEELPKDINGLSEFSYHQKFADLAGFIAFDDKGQEIFTFGKYKGQLVEEVLAKDAGYFGWVQNADFPLYTKKVLTSIQLRRKF; translated from the coding sequence ATGAATTTAAAACTACATAAACCCCTGTGCATATTTGATTTGGAAACCACAGGTACTAATATTTCTAAAGACCGAATCGTAGAGATTTGTATTTTAAAAGTAAATACAGACGCTTCTAGAGAAACCAAAACTTGGCTTGTAAACCCAGAAATGCACATTCCGGCGTTTGCAACTGCGGTACACGGTATTTCCGATGAAGATGTAAAGGACGCCCCTACCCTTAAAGAAATTGCTCCAAAAATTATGGAAATGATTTCAGGAGCAGACTTAGGCGGATTTAACTCTAACCGATTTGATGTCCCACTTCTTGCCGAAGAAATGCTAAGAGCAGGCGTAGATTTTGACCTTAGTAAAATGAAACTGGTGGATGCCCAAGTGATTTTCCATAAAATGGAACCTAGAAATTTAAGTGCCGCTTATCAGTTCTATTGCAACAAAACCCTAGAAGACGCCCATTCCGCAGAGGCAGACACCCTCGCTACTTTTGAAGTACTAGATGCCCAAGTAGGCAAATATGAGGAGCTACCTAAAGACATCAATGGTCTAAGCGAGTTTTCTTACCATCAAAAATTTGCAGACTTAGCAGGTTTTATTGCTTTTGATGACAAAGGACAAGAGATTTTCACCTTTGGTAAATATAAAGGACAACTGGTAGAAGAGGTTTTAGCCAAAGACGCAGGTTATTTCGGTTGGGTACAAAATGCTGACTTCCCGCTTTACACCAAGAAAGTGCTTACCAGCATACAGCTAAGACGAAAATTTTAA